The Ignavibacteriales bacterium DNA segment CTTTATTAAATAAATTTATAAACGCATGTCACTTACTCAGTTTTCTCTTTGTGCTTCGCAGCAATCACTAAATCATTTGATGATATTTTTTGCAAGCATCAGTTCCGCACATAAAATAGCACCGCCTGCAGCGCCTCTGATTGTGTTGTGAGAAAGCAAGACGAACTTATAGTCAAATATAGAATCTTCCCGCAGCCTCCCAATTGAAACAGCCATTCCTTTATCAATGCTCCGGTGAATTTTAGGCTGGGGGTATTTATCTTCGCTAAAATAGTGTATGGAATGTAAAGGTGCCGATGGAAGATTAAGTTTTTGTGGTTCGCCCGAAAATTTATCCCACGCTTGAATGATTTCATTTACATTAGTTTTTCTTTTCAGATTTACCTGAACACATTCGGTATGACCCTCGAGAACTGCAACGCGATTACATTGTGCGCTGATATTAATTTTCAAACCAATAATTCTATTGCTCTTTAACTTCCCAAGAATTTTTAACGGCTCGGTTTCCATTTTTTTTTCTTCACCGCCGATGAATGGAACAACATTATCAATTATATCGAGACTTGATACACCGGGATACCCCGCCCCCGACAGTGCCTGCATAGTTACAACATTGACGTCTTTAACACCG contains these protein-coding regions:
- the asd gene encoding aspartate-semialdehyde dehydrogenase, coding for MKLKNKIPVAILGATGSVGQKFIELLINHPWFEVAELAASDKSANKFYKDAVNWFSSASLPSAIGNIKVKECNPNLKSKIIFSGLDASVAGEIETDFAKSGYIVISNSKNHRMDKDVPLLVPEINPEHLSLIKTQKFGKGFIVTNPNCSTIGLSLALKPLMDKFGVKDVNVVTMQALSGAGYPGVSSLDIIDNVVPFIGGEEKKMETEPLKILGKLKSNRIIGLKINISAQCNRVAVLEGHTECVQVNLKRKTNVNEIIQAWDKFSGEPQKLNLPSAPLHSIHYFSEDKYPQPKIHRSIDKGMAVSIGRLREDSIFDYKFVLLSHNTIRGAAGGAILCAELMLAKNIIK